Proteins found in one Planococcus citri chromosome 2, ihPlaCitr1.1, whole genome shotgun sequence genomic segment:
- the UbcE2H gene encoding ubiquitin-conjugating enzyme E2 H produces the protein MSSPSAGKRRMDTDVIKLIESKHEVTILGGLNEFCVKFYGPRGTPYEGGIWKVRVHLPDNYPFKSPSIGFMNKVYHPNIDEVSGTVCLDVINQAWTALYDLLNIFDSFLPQLLTYPNPIDPLNGDAAAMYLHKPEEYNKKVHEYVKKYATEEALREQEERALSSDSTESSMSDFSEDEAQDMEL, from the coding sequence ATGTCGTCACCTAGCGCTGGCAAAAGGCGCATGGACACAGATGTCATAAAGCTAATCGAAAGTAAACACGAAGTTACAATTTTAGGCGGATTAAACGAATTTTGCGTAAAATTCTACGGTCCTAGAGGTACCCCGTACGAAGGCGGAATATGGAAGGTAAGAGTACATTTACCAGACAACTACCCGTTTAAATCACCTTCCATCGGGTTCATGAACAAAGTATACCATCCGAATATAGACGAAGTATCAGGTACCGTCTGTTTAGACGTAATCAATCAAGCATGGACAGCTTTATACGATCTTTTAAATATATTCGATTCATTTCTACCACAACTGCTAACATATCCGAATCCAATCGATCCCCTAAACGGTGACGCAGCCGCCATGTATTTACATAAACCAGAAGAGTATAATAAAAAAGTAcacgaatatgtgaaaaaatacgCCACCGAAGAAGCTCTGCGCGAACAAGAAGAACGCGCTTTATCCTCTGATAGTACAGAATCATCGATGTCAGATTTTAGCGAAGATGAAGCCCAGGATATGGAATTATAG
- the LOC135835037 gene encoding low choriolytic enzyme-like produces MKILFISLIFLYSIFREHSSASDAQRSAKIATYLKDVFPELYSNQHEGDIFLFGESKSSIKNAVRDPTYRWPNATVPYEIASNFTEEDKTKILTGMARLQNETCIRFVPHYGQKHYIFINNKQNAGCFAVIGYHSKAEIPHPVNFETPGCMKHQGTVEHEFLHILGLFHEQSRYDRDDHVIIYWGNITEEYVSNFAKVPETDAHAYNVSYDINSVMHYPKHAFSKNGNETIVYKKNPDTKLGQRVGATQGDLEKIRQMYNCHKKEVPYGSAEWFFEQVQTFFADKNRKPQSKKTKEKTKFKKFPLF; encoded by the exons atgaaaattttatttatttcattaatttttttatattcgatATTCCGCGAACACAGTTCGGCTTCTGATGCTCAGAGAA GTGCGAAAATAGCTACGTATTTGAAAGATGTATTCCCAGAGTTATATTCTAATCAACACGAaggagatatttttttatttggtgaATCGAAAAGTAGCATTAAAAATGCTGTTCGCGATCCAACTTATCGTTGGCCTAATGCAACCGTTCCTTATGAAATTGCGTCAAATTTTA ctgaaGAAGATAAAACCAAAATATTAACCGGAATGGCAAGATTACAAAACGAGACTTGTATTCGATTTGTACCACATTACGGTCAAAAACATTACATATTTATAAACAACAAACAAAACGCGGGATGTTTTGCGGTAATCGGATATCATTCAAAGGCTGAAATTCCACATCCGGTGAATTTCGAAACACCTGGATGCATGAAACATCAAGGAACCGTTGAGCAcgaatttttacatattttaggCCTTTTTCACGAGCAATCCCGATATGATAGAGATGATCACGTAATCATTTATTGGGGAAATATAACCGAAG aaTATGTATCGAATTTCGCCAAAGTACCAGAAACTGATGCACATGCTTATAATGTTTCGTACGATATCAACAGTGTTATGCATTATCCCAAACAtgcgttttcaaaaaatggcaatGAAACAATTGTTTATAAA AAAAACCCGGATACGAAATTAGGCCAGCGCGTTGGAGCCACTCAGGGAGATTTGGAGAAAATAAGACAAATGTATAACTGTCATAAAAAAGAAGTTCCATATGGAAGTGCTGAATGGTTTTTCGAACAAGTTCAAACTTTCTTCGCcgataaaaatcgaaaacctCAATCCAAAAAAACCAAGGAGAAaaccaagttcaaaaaattccctcTTTTCTGA